The Polypterus senegalus isolate Bchr_013 chromosome 10, ASM1683550v1, whole genome shotgun sequence genomic interval tgtgtatacgtATACATAAATGGAAGGCAGCTCCGTTAGGTCATccagtccaacacagggcacaagctcATGCCAACTGAGTCAGAGACGTACTGCTTATATGTACAATAACATATGGTTTAACCTACTTAACAAAGTAAAATCTGTGCATGTGTGCCtatgtgtttttcttcttttgcattaatgttgcatttattttctcTTAATCATGCAGACGAAGACTCAGAGGCTGAAGCCCACCACAACTTATCCTTTAACAATACACAGAGTTCAAACTCCAGCTTGGCCAGGATGACACGCAGCCTCGGTAAGAAGAAAAGTCTTTTAAACTTTGGCACGTGTTCTCTTGGCTTTACTTTTGTATCTTCCATCAAAAGTGCATTTTGTATTACAGCCTTATCTGTTCTCATTTGTACGTAATTCGGTATTAATTTTGGATAATAAAAGGAGAAATTGTACATATGATGAATATATGCTacactgccatatatatatatacatatatatagtggtagataggggacactatcgctcccttgaacccttgtccaagactccaaacaccaggtaaatgtccaatacttgactttattaatcttccatagtgcacaaagcaccctctcctccacaatactcgtacaaatcacaaatacaataattatcaatcctccactcccagacgcgttgccacccttccacccagctcagctcgccgtctgggggCTACCacggtccttttatatctcctgacccggaaatgttccTAATCCCCactccatgtgactctcaatcacttccgggtcaggtacaagttcttttcttcaccccggaagcacgccattcctcttgtccacgtgtgcttccgggcgtggaaaatatccattattcctccctgcagcatcccctagtggcccccatggcatccagcagggctgcgcataaaaactacatgatgccctgctggtcttctggggacctccatgctgcaaggagggctccacctagcggcttgggggtattggccgggataaacagtcggccgtccatcacaatatactgtatatatatatatatatatatatatatatatatatatatatatatatattctggagACCAACctcgacacaaacaggcagacaccgatggttcaaataCCACAACACGTTTGttcatatttacaatatatacaagtgtATCGCACACAACCAGTCCGGACCTCTCAATCTCGAGCCTTCcttcctctcctccgagctctgtcctcttgcacccgactccagctgacgAATAGAGGGATGCAGCCCCTTTTacgttcttccggcagcacttcctggtgtggcggaagtgccacacgagcacccggaagcactatGGATGTCCCTGGTTTTCTTTCcgccagcacctccaggtgtggcggaactgGTGGCGGAACTGCTGACGTCCTAGGGATTCTCAAGCATCTgggcgccctctctctctctctctctctctcatatatatatatatatatatatatatatatatatatatatagcatccgTGTTatgagtcccgatctgattgtatgggtggttacctactaggtaacgcgtactctttgcattatttgacagtaaactatctaacatataaaatatatatgtagtattttatatatatatatatatatatatatatatatatatatatatatatatatatatatatatatatatgttgtgaagcCCAGGGCACATACAGACATCCTATCCCCGACACAGACAGGGTTTGTTTATGCAGTGTTGCCTTCACAGCACACAAGGCTCACATAGCACAACAGAGTAAAGCACCAAAACAGTCCCTTTTGCCACCGggccttccgcctccactcctcctcaagagCTACATCCACTTCCTCCCGATTCGGGCCATTGAGTGGTAGCAACTGGCTCATTTTGTAGGCACCTGTTCACCATTCTCTGCAGGAATTGAGGGTGGACTCTACGGTGCACCTGCAGAAATTAGTGAGAGCAAACAGAGAAAAAGAGATGACCAGACAGATGGAAATCCTCCTTGACAATAACTAAAACTTGTGGTGTCCACTTCAGTTCATCAGTTGTAATGAGCAAAACAACGAGTGAATTGAATTGGCAGGGAGACTCGACGTTTGGCTTCGCCAAAAGATTTGCAAAATTAAACTCCAGAAGAACCCAGAAGAAGTGCGTTTAGTTCCTGTCTGCAAGTGTTTTCGTGCCTTCAATTTGCGTgcgtctgcctgtcatttagtgtTTCTACAAAGAGCTCTAATGCCGATGTCACGTTATGTGACGTCTAGTTGCTAATCTCATGTCACTTTGAACAACTGGACATGTCAGATTGTGTGACTGTGTGTTCACCACTTGTTCTGACAAGGAATCGAGTGCTGCATGATGGAGCCGGTGTTTTACCAAGGGTTAAACAGGCACAGCGAATTCAGACAAAGTCTCTGGccttttttctattctgtcatgGTATTTAAAACATGgcacatcagacagacgagctccTCTCCTGTTTGTGAGGTTTAAAACACCCATATTCCTTATTCTTCatcgctgcattatatgcattgtacttttggAAGAGCGTTCTCTGGTGGTCAGCTGTCATGCTCACAAGCCCGCACAGAAGTGTGCATCCTCTCAACTGGGATAAAACGGTGGCTGGGTAGTACCCTGCGGGTGGATGTGTGTGTTGGTAGCAGTGACTTTCTGTGTGGTGGGGTTTCCTGTGGAGAAAGTATTGTAATGTGCATGAAGgtatgtttgattttgtctttgtaCGGAaaatatgtcacatttttaaaaaacgttttgttcaTCTACGCAGTGATGTGAATTAGGGGCATAAATAGAAAGTTGGGCACAGAAGCTTTACAGAGAAGCATTTCTTAGTTTCAACTGGAAAAAAACTCGAACCCTGACAAACTCTTTAAAAAGTTTTGTGTTTCACAATTTCAAAGTCACATGCAAAAAACAACATGTCCTTTTGCATCACATGCGTCACTTTTTATCAAGAAATTTAGAGCTGCACACCCTTTCAAAGCCGAGGGGAATTTCTATTGCTctaaccagctccttggttttgctgacataaGAAGTGAATAAGAGAGTATAAGAGAATGCCAGTGAGTCTGCTCAGTCCTTTTCTATCTGTGATCTTATTAGGTCCCTAAGAGCCTCACCATTTTACCTTATTCAACTATTCAGGATAAAAAAGAGCTAACTGAGCATGTCTGGCGTGATGAATGCCTGTGAAATTACACACTGAgtataaagaaaacagaacaagGTGTCCATGATTTACGTTTTGGCTCGATTATGAAATTTTGTCTAATCCATAGACCCCTGCATCTACAATTTTAGGTGATTAAAAGTCCACCACTCTAGATTGAAAAGAATTAATACTACAAGTAACACGGTCTCTTCTTGTGATGTCTTAATCAGTAGCCAGTGGGTTGTTCTACGCTGGGTAAggaacctgagctcaaaagaagcacaatgtctgaacaaGCCTATCAGGAAGGCCTGCTTCATCACCTCACTGGAACCTACTGGAACATGACTGGCATCATGAAAACATCCTACATCCCCTACAGGAGGCGCTTTCTTGGAGCACTTTCAGCTACAGGCTCATTCCATCAGGCTGTGCTAAGAAACACCTCTGGGGGTCTATTCTGCCCGCTGCTATCAGACATTTCAATGCTTCCTCTTGGGGCACTCGTGAAGATTATTTTGAAATACcacaatatttatgtatatatgtatgtatctgtgtatgtatgtatgtatacatttatttagggcagcacagtggcgcagtggtagcactgctgccttgcagtaaggagacctccctgtgtggagtttgcatgttctctccgtgtctgcgtgggtttcctccgggtgctccggtttcatcccgcagtgcaaagacatgcaggttaggtgcattggcgatcctaaattgtgcttggtgtgtgtatgtgtgccctgcagtgggctggcaccctgccttgcgccctgtgttggctgagattggctccagcagacccccgtgaccctgtagttaagatatagtgggttgaataatgaatggatggatggatttatttatttatttattcagattgattgattggctattACTTGTCCTGTGAGACTGTATCcttgttttatgtttctgctgctgcatgcatctgaatttccccttgggattaataatattaatctaatctattctaatctaatccaacctaaccctaaccctaacctaatgtaatgtaatgtgatCTAATCCAAATTGTCACAATGTCACACGTAAATTAATTTGGTTACAACACATTTTTGGCCATCTTCTCCATTATGTTGCAAGTAGTCTTCTATGAAGGAGCATTTTGGAGTTTCCCCTCCTTCAGAGAAGAGGGAAATCCTATCACTGTCATGCCATGACACAGGCCTGCATTTTGTTTGTTCCTAAAGGATTGCCATGGAGGCAAAGATACCAAAGGATGTTGCAAAACActtattcacaaaaaaaaaataataattatgaaaCTAGGTTAAAGTGGAAGGCAGGAAAATAACAGAAAGAAGAAGTGCAGAACTGCAGTTTCCCCCAGCGCCAATACAGAGTGAGAAGCCACTCTGCTTATATCATATCTTTTTGTTAGCTCTATACTTTCGCTTGCTTCTAAAAATATGGCCACCAACATTTGATGTACCCCAACTCATCTGTTTCCCTACATCTTAGCTCCAGGGTCCTCATATTTTCTGGCAAATAGAATGAGAAAATCACCTTTTCATTCAGGGATGATGCCAGAACTAGGGCTACCATCTTGAGAAGGTCCTTGTGTCAGTGTATCCTACCCCATGAAGAACTGGAGTCTCAAGATTGCCTCCAAGTAGCCCACCCTTACTGATGGTTCTGCAATGTGCCTGCGTTCATTGTGCAGAAAGGATCCAGGTTATGAACACTGTGGCTCCACATGTAGGAGACCAATCTTACAGAAACCTCTATGGCTCATATTCTTCTCCAACTTAATTTGGGGCCTTGCAGTTGGTTCTCCACCATAGGGTGACAGTATGCATTTGCCTTGACCGTATTGTCATGTCATTAGAATCTACATGGTGATGGTAGTGGCATTTTGAGATCTCATTAGAGTCCTGTCCCCTGCCATTTTTATTTCATCCTGTAAGAGACAAAGTTGTGAAAGGAGATTGGGAAGATAGCATCAGGTTTTACATGCTGTTCTGTGTATCTCTTCCATTTCCGATTTTCTTCATCACTGCAACTTTTTACACTGAGTGCTTTCAGGTCCTCAACCAAAATCTATTATTAGGTAATGGGTAAGAGTTCTTGAAGAGATACCAGGTGGGGTATAAAGAAACAGGCTGCAAATCATGGAGTACACACTGACGTGAGCGGTCTGCTGTGGTGATCACTTTTGTCGATAACGTGTTTCTCAATGTGGGGCACTGATGGAAGAAGTTCTTCGTTTTGGGGCATTGGATCAGAAAACTAGTAGTATGGCACTTTCATTTCCATTGCAGAAGCACTAGCAATATGATCTTGCTTCACGAATCCTTGACATGTCAACCTGAAGACATGAATGCCTAAACGAACATACAGCTCTACAATCAAAGTACGCTGTTCTGATGAATACAGCATTTCTTCTCTCCAGGATGCATGCAGAACTAACGTGAATGAGGACTTCCTGCTAGCTTTGTCTGCCTACATCTGCTGTTGGTAAAGCCGAGGTGTGATGCTTTACTGTACACAAACTTACTTTTTGGTGCGCCACCCTATATTAACATCTATCAAGGCATCGATAGAATTGAATATATTATCAAGTAGTGATTCACGTATCTGAGGATGCTAgtggaaattaaaaattaaaacacataatGGCATCTCCCTAATACACTGATACAGCTGCTCATCTTTAAACAAGAAACGCAATAATATGGAAGCCagtaacaatacaatacagaacAAACTAACAAGTCATGTACAAGGGTGAGACAAATGAACGCCCTAAAATTGTGATGGAAGTTCTATCCACCATACCATTGTCATGTATGTTGGCAACATCGTTAGCAAGGATGGTGGAAGTATCTGTGCACATGAGCTACATGACGTCATACTAGCAGTATGGCCACTCCACTGGAAACATGCGCCAGTAAGAAGAAGAATTTTGTTGTCCCCTTTTTGATCAGTAAATGGGAGAAAGCTATCGAAAATTCATTGATGAATGACGGTTCACTACAGTAATGCAAGCATACAAGTGTACTAGGAAGTTCCAAAACAGCACAAGTTCTGTGACAGACTCTCCTTGGTTGGGTCAAGCACACTGACTAATGATAACAATGCAAAATGATTGCATTGTCGCATATTGAAGGCTTCACAATGGAAAATTGTGAAGAGATGATAAATGACATAGCCGTGCTTACAAACATCAGTCATGGTTCATTACACCACATTATCTATGATGTGTTCCACTTCTGTAAAGTTTCTGCAAGATGGATGCCAGTGCAGCTGATTCTAGAGTTAAGACAACACGTTGATGCCTGTCAATGACTTCTGTGACCCGTTGATGCAGAAGGTGATGGCTTTTTAAATTGTGCAGGTGACGCATGAGtggctgttattttttttaaaggaatccCTACACTTTATTAGCACTAGAGGACTTGCACTGAAGACATTGGAAATCACAtagaaaaagtatacatttgtaTTAAACACCTTTGCTGCAatgaattatgaaataaaaaaaggttttcatttgACTTATGCTTGTAATTGAAGTGAATAACCTTGAAGATTTTGATGCGATATTAgggcaatttaatttaaaagtccACCAAGTGAACctaatgaaataaatgttttggtCTTCTTTGTCGCATTTCCTGTGTTCTTATGTTCAGTGGTGTTCACCCGACTCTGCTTCTGTAATGATCTCTATGTCCCCTTCCTGTTGTAGCCAAGCTGTGAAATGTCATTGTGCAAGCGGCAATGTGACTTCCTCCATTTTTGTCTTCTAGGGTCCGCAATCAATGTAGAGAGAGCCGAGCTGGCAGAATGCAAAGTTCGCACAGAGGTGATGGAGCTCACCCGGGGTATGGTGGACCGGACCAATGCCAACTTCCTAATTTGGCCCACATGTGTGGAAGTGCAGCGCTGCTCAGGCTGCTGTAACACTCGAAATGTACGCTGCGTGCCAACGCGGGTTCATCTGCGCCATCTAATGGTGAGAAATATGGACGTGTTTTGTCATATTAACAATATATGGATAAAAAGGTGCTTATGACTGAGTAATATTGAGACAGAAAAGATCAATCCGTAATCATTATAAAATATGACATAATAATTCTAAATTAGAGGAACAGCTTGTGGGTGTTGGATGTTTATGTTTCCATTGGAGTTCAGTATGCTCAATTTAAATTGGTTTGTTTCTAATCACATCAGCAATTTCCGTTAAATCCTTAGCTATCTGATTCCCTGACAAGCCTCCAGTCTTGAATTGACCTCCCCAGGACAGGCTCAGTTTCAGATCACTTCTCACTTGCTGTCAATGGGGCAGTGTCAGGGCTTCCTATCATTCTCCATTGTTTGAATGGGTACATGCCAGAAATTAAATATATGTAGAAAATTAAACAGTGTTTCATAAAATATGCTCCCAAATGTAAAAGCTGGCCATGTTTTTATGTCCACTCTTAGGTCCTGAAGATCGAGTTTACTCAAGGAAAGCAAACCCGGGGAGTGGCTGTTGTGACAGTAGAGGATCATCTTGAATGTCACTGTGAGGCATCCAGTTCCCCAAATACAGCCCAGGGGCATTCAAGCCAACAACCCAGTACTACTGGGCAACTCCAGACCAAACACGGGTCAGAACATCCTTTTGGGGAGAACTCCAGACATCTTGTAGATCCTTCTGCAAAGGATCACGTGGGACAACATGATGAACTGGGATCCCACTCTGGACATATTTCTCAACCAACTATGGGATCCCACCCCAAACTGAATCTGGAACCCTCCACGAAGCATCATTCGGGACAGATTTCAACTTCTTTGGAAGGAAGCCACTTTGGACATTTGTCCAACCACTCTTTGAGAGATCATATCTTAAACTCCTCAGGACATTCAAAGTTTAACCACTCAGGACATTATTCTGGACAAGTTTCAGAATCTAATATAAGAAGCCACTCTGGTCATCATTCAGACCACTCCAAAGGTAATACCTCTGGACAGCATTTGGATGCATCGGTGAAGCAGAATTCCGGGTTAAACTCATCTCAAATCAATCCCCAAGTCTTCCCACGTCATCCCACATCAACCACTGTTCATCTGCCCATCCTGCATCCAAATGGCTCTGGGCAAAGTCACTCCAGGGAGCTTTCACGCCCAGTCACAAAGCAACAATCAACAAGCAGCTCTACCAGGCAACAGAAGGGGGCACCGAGTAAAAGTCATCATCGGCCTCGTCCGAGCCCATCCGTGCAGCGACACCACAGACAGCGCGTGACTCCTGCCAAGAAGCCACCTCTTCCAAAGCACTCGCCTGTATTCACCAAGCGACCAGGTAGTGGCTTCATTTgtttaatcttctttttcatatttaacCTCATTTTCATAGTCTAACTCCCGAGAGCTGTGACTGTTCATTTTGAATATGTGCTGACATCGAGCATTTAGATGTATTTTTTTCACTCTCTGTGACCTTACCCAACACCCTTGTTGGGCAACGTTGTGGGGTCCAGAgactgtgggacatctgttggtgaagaaggaTTCaccgatcttgactttgctgatgatgctgtgatcttcatggattcaatggaggctctgatcagggcactcgagagaccggataaggagtctgagtgtctggggttGTGAGcgtcctgataaaaaacaaagatccaggcctttaaagacctcttgggcatggccatcagcagtgtgtctgtctgcagagaggtttacttaccccggcagtgacattcatgtctcgggtgactcttcctatgaagtcagtagacggattgggagagcatggggggtcatgaggtcactggaaaggggtctgtggcgctcccgatatctcagcaaaaggacgaaggtccaagtctttagagttcaggtgcttcctgtcttgctatatggtggAGAGGCATGGACCCTTTcc includes:
- the LOC120536799 gene encoding uncharacterized protein LOC120536799 isoform X1, which codes for MHLGPFLVSLSFYLTFASAESDEIPEEVFQILRSNTIHSFEDLQQLLQIDSVDEDSEAEAHHNLSFNNTQSSNSSLARMTRSLGSAINVERAELAECKVRTEVMELTRGMVDRTNANFLIWPTCVEVQRCSGCCNTRNVRCVPTRVHLRHLMVLKIEFTQGKQTRGVAVVTVEDHLECHCEASSSPNTAQGHSSQQPSTTGQLQTKHGSEHPFGENSRHLVDPSAKDHVGQHDELGSHSGHISQPTMGSHPKLNLEPSTKHHSGQISTSLEGSHFGHLSNHSLRDHILNSSGHSKFNHSGHYSGQVSESNIRSHSGHHSDHSKGNTSGQHLDASVKQNSGLNSSQINPQVFPRHPTSTTVHLPILHPNGSGQSHSRELSRPVTKQQSTSSSTRQQKGAPSKSHHRPRPSPSVQRHHRQRVTPAKKPPLPKHSPVFTKRPAVSTATSAGVTQARGRRPLKKKHHKFKHMIHQSSLKNLMS
- the LOC120536799 gene encoding transcription factor mef2A-like isoform X2; translation: MTRSLGSAINVERAELAECKVRTEVMELTRGMVDRTNANFLIWPTCVEVQRCSGCCNTRNVRCVPTRVHLRHLMVLKIEFTQGKQTRGVAVVTVEDHLECHCEASSSPNTAQGHSSQQPSTTGQLQTKHGSEHPFGENSRHLVDPSAKDHVGQHDELGSHSGHISQPTMGSHPKLNLEPSTKHHSGQISTSLEGSHFGHLSNHSLRDHILNSSGHSKFNHSGHYSGQVSESNIRSHSGHHSDHSKGNTSGQHLDASVKQNSGLNSSQINPQVFPRHPTSTTVHLPILHPNGSGQSHSRELSRPVTKQQSTSSSTRQQKGAPSKSHHRPRPSPSVQRHHRQRVTPAKKPPLPKHSPVFTKRPAVSTATSAGVTQARGRRPLKKKHHKFKHMIHQSSLKNLMS